One region of Wyeomyia smithii strain HCP4-BCI-WySm-NY-G18 chromosome 3, ASM2978416v1, whole genome shotgun sequence genomic DNA includes:
- the LOC129732811 gene encoding thioester-containing protein 1 allele S3-like, translating into MKSRINILLVLLSFYSIDLANCTGNYVILAPNVFSPNSQYQFSISTFDFENAPNLQISLNGVSDHDEQLTIQQQVQLEPDQTRLIEFNTTNLQPGLYNVTIQSLPLPRYQHSINLQFVKNHLVLIHTDKPTYMPGHLVKFIVFVMDHQTKPLVDLQTIHVTLYDPDYNEIKVWPSAKLHNGVFQTELEIANAPNIGNWTLTVIVDDKSYSRVFLVEDYKLPNHEIRISSPESVTLRDDIKVNVDAWYTFGKPMKGEATINAECTRKASLTSKINGRVTVKFNVNDLLDPLSESSCDFIKIDVDVKEKHSRTTFNATSMLPVFDSPYKISMQKSSKYFVPGEIYTCWLVITDHFGEKLPSYLDHQIAVTVDFDGQSKSSSYRTNLKPNKEGVYLLHLRIPSEATVAGVNVIYETSEKLFTLGKDPVKRSQMFQVSILDRKPSLGKPVTIQVQVGSPLGSLVYQVSTEHKIVQTERIDPKGNTTVIFEVLVKPEMCPKATILVYTSQNEFILTGSVALEVHDLPNTIKLTTPEQQVKPGQSVAVTIETTPRSLVGLYAIDKRALLLNRDGLLTPQQVFDQLRSTEDYEGSYDNMVHNDMTLQTNGQRVIALAARFGSYNQDEEDFRIVPRNSFSESWLFDYISEVGVDGRLVVQEFVPDTITSWEIYGIALNPENGLAITKTPLVLNTFKPFFLMMNLPNSIKKNEIAVVEVSFFNYLTEIIYVGATLKNTRKEFEFSENNSWKSASYQAMNMVVTPNSAKTIKFYIKPKKMGNILVKVIADSTEGSDSIARTLLITSESTIHQNVIKRFIQIENSTQEFKNINMTIPRHLDAGSEKIMFSVRANLLNLDIADVDNYIRQPSGNAEQNIIQMVPSAILLDYITDIHAYNEIARKKTTRYLEMGYQNQLKFKRNDGSFSTAGNKDNFGSVFLTALVAKTLQQASRFVTVDRKVIDTAYDWLQKQQNSDGSFGELSPEQDTQLQVVHSNKTALTAYVLIAFMESKLIAGKYKAMVDKGVKYLPTNYHEFVSSYELSLVTYALTLANHNSKQTAIDELLKTTIKNDDQSYRWWESGKMSTETTAYALLSLFHVTSLPDLEPIFNWLASKLQTTETTFVGLQAMAECGKKMSPSKNSYEVTVKYGPKQNTTIKINPLTSLTTQQLSLPNNVRSINVNVTGTGVGIFELEYSYFSNILFMRPRFKVSVETLNSTNQVYLDLNICAQFLPSQAYEESGVVLMEITFPSGYIALDDSVDELRTLKKIGRVETRHKESTLLLYFESFPVESQCLEVTGFRENDVLQQVAGTVRIFDYFDNSRTAIAYFDGK; encoded by the exons ATGAAAAGTAGAATTAATATTTTACTCGTACTGTTATCATTTTACAGCATCGATCTAGCAAATTGTACTGG TAACTATGTTATACTAGCACCAAACGTCTTCAGTCCGAACTCCCAatatcaattttcgatttcaaCGTTCGACTTCGAAAACGCGCCTAATCTACAGATTTCTCTCAATGGAGTTTCAGATCACGATGAGCAGTTAACGATACAGCAACAAGTACAGCTCGAGCCGGACCAAACAAGACTCATTGAGTTTAAT ACTACAAATCTGCAACCTGGCCTTTACAATGTAACAATACAATCCTTACCTCTACCGCGCTACCAGCATAGCATTAATCTACAATTCGTAAAGAATCACCTAGTTTTAATTCATACTGACAAACCAACATATATGCCGGGCCATCTGGTGAAATTCATCGTTTTTGTTATGGATCATCAAACAAAACCTTTGGTTGATCTGCAAACAATTCACGTTACGCTCTATGACCCCGATTACAATGAGATAAAAGTGTGGCCGTCAGCGAAACTTCACAATGGAGTATTCCAAACAGAGCTGGAGATAGCCAATGCACCAAACATTGGTAACTGGACCCTTACAGTTATCGTTGACGATAAGAGTTACTCGCGAGTGTTTCTCGTTGAGGATTATAAACTACCGAATCACGAAATTAGAATTAGTAGTCCAGAAAGCGTTACACTGAGAGATGATATAAAGGTGAACGTCGATGCTTGGTACACATTCGGGAAACCAATGAAAGGAGAAGCGACGATAAATGCGGAATGTACTCGAAAAGCAAGCCTAACCTCTAAAATTAATGGTCGCGTTACTGTTAAGTTCAACGTAAATGATTTGCTCGACCCGTTGAGCGAAAGTTCTTGCGATTTTATTAAAATAGATGTCGACGTGAAGGAAAAACACTCAA GGACAACATTCAACGCGACAAGTATGCTTCCTGTTTTCGATTCACCTTATAAAATCAGCATGCAAAAGTCATCCAAGTACTTTGTACCGGGTGAAATATACACTTGCTGGCTTGTGATCACCGATCATTTCGGAGAAAAGCTACCATCGTATCTTGATCATCAAATTGCCGTTACTGTAGATTTTGATGGACAAAGTAAGTCTTCTAGTTACCGCACGAATCTAAAACCAAATAAAGAGGGAGTATACTTGCTGCATCTTCGTATTCCCAGTGAAGCTACCGTTGCTGGAGTTAACGTTATATATGAAACCAGCGAAAAACTATTTACACTCGGAAAGGATCCCGTAAAGAGGTCGCAAATGTTTCAAGTTTCAATACTTGACCGTAAGCCATCCCTCGGCAAACCAGTAACCATACAAGTTCAAGTAGGATCGCCGCTTGGTTCATTAGTTTATCAAGTTTCAACGGAACACAAAATTGTTCAAACAGAGAGAATCGATCCGAAAGGTAACACAACAGTAATCTTCGAAGTGCTTGTGAAACCGGAAATGTGCCCCAAAGCCACAATACTCGTCTATACATCCCAAAATGAATTCATTCTTACTGGTAGTGTTGCCTTGGAAGTGCATGATCTACCGAATACG ATCAAGTTGACTACACCAGAACAGCAGGTTAAACCCGGTCAATCGGTTGCAGTAACAATCGAAACCACTCCCAGATCTCTAGTGGGGCTATACGCGATTGACAAGCGAGCACTGCTACTGAACAGAGATGGCCTACTCACACCACAGCAGGTTTTTGACCAATTGAGAAGCACAGAAGATTACGAGGGGAGCTACGATAACATGGTG CATAACGATATGACTTTACAGACTAACGGGCAGCGTGTCATTG CACTCGCAGCCCGTTTCGGTAGTTACAACCAAGATGAAGAAGACTTTCGAATTGTACCCCGAAATAGTTTTAGTGAATCCTGGTTGTTCGATTACATTTCGGAAGTTGG AGTCGATGGACGTTTGGTCGTGCAGGAGTTTGTGCCGGACACCATCACCAGCTGGGAAATATACGGAATCGCACTGAATCCCGAGAATGGTCTAGCGATTACAAAGACACCGCTTGTGCTGAACACTTTTAAACCGTTCTTTCTCATGATGAACCTTCCAAActcgataaaaaaaaatgagatcgCTGTCGTGGAGGTTAGTTTTTTCAACTACCTGACCGAAATAATATATGTTGGTGCCACACTGAAAAATACCCGTAAAGAGTTCGAATTTTCGGAAAACAACAGTTGGAAGTCTGCAAGTTATCAAGCCATGAATATGGTCGTTACTCCAAATTCTGCTAAAACCATTAAATTCTACATTAAACCAAAAAAGATGGGCAACATCCTAGTGAAAGTAATTGCTGACTCCACAGAAGGATCTGATTCCATCGCACGAACGCTTTTAATCACCTCAGAAAGCACGATACACCAAAACGTTATCAAGAGGTTCATCCAAATCGAAAACTCAACGCAAGAATTCAAGAATATCAACATGACAATTCCGCGTCATTTGGATGCAGGGtctgaaaaaataatgttttctgTAAGGGCTAATTTGCTCAACCTCGATATTGCTGATGTGGACAACTACATTAGACAACCGTCCGGTAACGCAGAGCAGAATATCATCCAAATGGTTCCCAGTGCGATTTTGTTGGATTATATCACCGACATCCATGCATATAACGAAATTGCTAGGAAAAAAACGACGCGGTACTTAGAAATGGGATATCAAAATCAACTCAAATTCAAACGAAATGACGGGTCTTTCAGCACAGCTGGAAATAAAGACAATTTTGGGAGTGTGTTTTTGACAGCACTGGTAGCCAAAACATTACAACAGGCTTCGCGCTTCGTAACAGTGGATAGGAAAGTTATTGACACGGCTTACGATTGGCTACAGAAGCAACAAAACTCTGACGGATCGTTCGGAGAACTTTCTCCAGAACAAGACACGCAATTACAAGTAGTTCATAGTAACAAAACAGCTCTTACAGCATATGTTCTAATTGCATTTATGGAAAGCAAACTGATCGCTGGAAAGTACAAAGCAATGGTCGACAAAGGAGTCAAGTATCTTCCCACCAACTATCATGAATTTGTTTCCAGCTACGAACTCTCCTTGGTTACGTATGCCCTTACACTGGCGAATCATAACAGCAAACAAACTGCCATCGACGAATTGTTGAAAACGACAATAAAAAACGACGATCAATCGTACCGCTGGTGGGAATCCGGAAAAATGAGTACTGAAACAACAGCCTATGCCCTGTTATCACTGTTTCACGTTACTAGTCTGCCAGATTTGGAACCAATCTTCAACTGGTTAGCTTCGAAACTCCAAACCACAGAGACAACCTTCGTTGGACTGCAAGCTATGGCAGAGTGTGGCAAAAAAATGTCCCCTTCCAAAAACTCCTACGAGGTCACGGTGAAATACGGTCCAAAGCAAAAtactacaataaaaataaacccACTCACTTCACTGACCACACAACAACTGAGCTTACCCAACAATGTTCGATCCATCAACGTGAACGTCACTGGAACGGGTGTCGGCATTTTCGAACTCGAGTACAGCTACTTTTCCAACATTTTGTTCATGCGCCCCCGGTTCAAAGTCTCGGTTGAAACGTTGAATTCCACCAACCAGGTTTATCTGGATCTTAACATATGTGCCCAGTTTTTACCCTCACAAGCTTACGAAGAAAGCGGAGTGGTTCTGATGGAAATTACCTTTCCCAGCGGATATATCGCCCTGGATGATAGCGTTGATGAGTTGAGGACATTGAAGAAAATTGGG AGAGTTGAAACTAGGCATAAAGAAAGCACACTTCTGTTGTATTTTGAATCTTTTCCCGTTGAAAGCCAGTGTTTGGAAGTGACAGGTTTTCGAGAGAATGATGTTCTGCAGCAGGTTGCCGGAACTGTGCGTATTTTCGACTATTTCGATAACT CTCGTACCGCCATTGCATATTTCGACGGAAAGTAG